A region from the Pseudomonas sp. KU26590 genome encodes:
- the ilvC gene encoding ketol-acid reductoisomerase, which translates to MKVYYDKDCDLSIIQGKKVAIIGYGSQGHAQACNLKDSGVDVTVGLRKGSATVAKAEAHGLKVTDVASAVAAADLVMILTPDEFQSQLYKNEIEPNIKKGATLAFSHGFAIHYNQVVPRADLDVIMIAPKAPGHTVRTEFVKGGGIPDLIAVYQDASGNAKNVALSYASGVGGGRTGIIETTFKDETETDLFGEQAVLCGGTVELVKAGFETLVEAGYAPEMAYFECLHELKLIVDLMYEGGIANMNYSISNNAEYGEYVTGPEVINAESRQAMRNALKRIQDGEYAKMFIAEGASGYPSMTAKRRNNKAHGLEVIGEQLRSMMPWIAKNKIVDQAKN; encoded by the coding sequence ATGAAAGTTTATTACGACAAAGACTGCGACCTTTCGATCATCCAGGGCAAAAAAGTTGCCATCATCGGTTACGGTTCTCAGGGTCACGCTCAAGCGTGCAACCTGAAAGACTCCGGCGTTGATGTCACCGTTGGCCTGCGCAAGGGTTCGGCCACTGTCGCCAAAGCTGAAGCTCACGGCCTGAAAGTGACCGACGTGGCTTCCGCCGTCGCCGCTGCAGACCTGGTCATGATCCTGACCCCGGACGAATTCCAGTCCCAGCTGTACAAGAACGAAATCGAGCCGAACATCAAGAAGGGCGCAACACTGGCCTTCTCCCACGGCTTCGCGATCCACTACAACCAGGTTGTTCCTCGTGCCGACCTCGACGTGATCATGATCGCGCCAAAAGCACCGGGCCACACCGTGCGTACCGAGTTCGTCAAAGGCGGTGGCATCCCTGATCTGATCGCCGTTTACCAGGACGCTTCGGGCAACGCCAAGAACGTCGCTCTGTCGTACGCTTCGGGCGTTGGCGGCGGCCGCACCGGCATTATCGAAACCACGTTCAAGGACGAGACCGAAACCGACCTGTTCGGCGAACAAGCCGTTCTGTGTGGCGGTACCGTTGAACTGGTCAAAGCCGGTTTCGAGACACTGGTTGAAGCCGGTTACGCGCCGGAAATGGCGTACTTCGAGTGCCTGCACGAATTGAAGCTGATCGTAGACCTCATGTACGAAGGCGGTATCGCCAACATGAACTACTCGATCTCCAACAACGCCGAATACGGCGAGTATGTGACCGGTCCGGAAGTCATCAACGCCGAATCCCGTCAGGCCATGCGCAACGCTCTGAAGCGCATCCAGGACGGCGAATACGCCAAGATGTTCATCGCCGAAGGCGCCAGCGGCTACCCTTCGATGACTGCCAAGCGTCGTAACAACAAAGCGCACGGCCTGGAAGTTATCGGTGAGCAACTGCGCTCGATGATGCCTTGGATCGCGAAGAACAAGATCGTCGACCAAGCCAAGAACTAA
- the mksF gene encoding Mks condensin complex protein MksF, whose product MSQERYGIRRFALLNTAGYSLGLFPLEHPLSVYGANNLGKSASINALQFPILARMSDMSFGKYSLDQSRRFYFASDTSYILVEVSLPHGPHVIGVVGRGPGGGFGHQFFAYAGKLDLAHYQKNDTCLRQKELFANLESQGLKAYELKPDELRRLLVGGHTSIPLDLTLIPLRSTSEQSLKTFRALFINLLHMREITAAKLKQLFLDAFEHSLRSGSVDYIAACEEAFRDVRRMEQDYNALVLAGPLVEALANGVRQRDILRGKLHRLSPLLDSLLGTWQDYSNARKEELVIQSEHYRNEQDSLQNDQRGGTQELMRLEREISNIQRWIGELAVLKNRFALVNDVKVLEQQLLAAKDAHDELAGALAQSRQFSAEDLDERLRDLEKRLKSVKQQLDHADNNSYARLREEFSQPDVERLMRLFNSALFSLPLGDQGIALDDGDAWVKSLEAILDGFKGERFEVPGLTVNLSNIEPPALQALADRAALRDQKERLEKELKQLKTQQAVAADRAASKTQTEALYQQVLDAQKALEDFRRAQTLSAEEGEKLEQLAQMEAAQDELKRSSDAFTERVQQLSAKLQLVGRQIGDLESKQRTLDDALRRRQLLPTDLPFGTPFMEPVDDSLENLLPLLNDYQDSSQGLLRCDGQIEALYAQVRLKGVAKFDSEDDMERRLQLLINAYAHRTDEALTLGKARRAAVTDIARTLRNIRSDYDSLEHQLALFNREINRRQVSNLESFRIVLAPNKEALKHIDQIIHSAGQYEEGETLSVFDLSQSAEQDNKNEDAKEYLARLVAANHNQLGLKDLFELAFEITKVNSQPVIHTDIDGAASNGTTMTIKALTNMYLLLHLMDREQAGRIRLPYYLDEAADIDERNQAALLETSLQLGFVPILASVKPQVSAHVAIDLEGGSGPAGIYIDEADWKYIQRRDEATPVNVAQAVETLSE is encoded by the coding sequence ATGAGCCAGGAACGCTACGGAATACGCCGCTTCGCGCTGCTGAACACCGCCGGTTACAGCCTTGGGTTGTTTCCCTTGGAGCATCCGCTGTCGGTCTACGGCGCGAACAACCTGGGCAAGAGTGCGTCGATCAACGCTTTGCAGTTCCCGATTCTGGCGCGCATGTCGGACATGAGCTTCGGCAAATACAGCCTTGATCAATCGCGCCGCTTCTATTTCGCTTCCGACACCAGCTACATCCTCGTCGAAGTATCCCTGCCCCACGGTCCTCATGTGATCGGCGTGGTCGGTCGAGGCCCGGGCGGCGGTTTCGGTCACCAGTTTTTCGCGTACGCCGGCAAGCTGGACCTGGCTCATTACCAGAAGAACGACACCTGCCTGCGCCAGAAGGAGCTGTTTGCCAATCTGGAAAGCCAGGGCCTGAAAGCTTATGAGCTGAAGCCCGATGAACTGCGTCGTTTGCTGGTCGGTGGCCATACGTCGATCCCCCTGGACCTGACGCTGATTCCCTTGCGCTCGACCAGTGAACAGAGCCTGAAGACCTTCCGCGCACTCTTCATCAACTTGCTGCACATGCGCGAGATCACCGCGGCCAAATTGAAGCAGCTGTTTCTCGACGCCTTTGAGCACAGCCTGCGCTCCGGCAGCGTCGATTACATAGCGGCGTGCGAAGAAGCGTTCCGCGACGTACGAAGGATGGAGCAGGACTACAACGCTCTGGTCCTCGCCGGCCCATTGGTCGAAGCGTTGGCCAATGGCGTCAGACAGCGCGACATCCTGCGCGGCAAGCTGCATCGGCTCTCGCCATTGCTCGACTCGTTGCTGGGCACATGGCAGGACTACTCCAATGCGCGCAAAGAAGAGCTGGTCATTCAGAGCGAGCACTACCGTAACGAGCAAGATTCGCTGCAGAACGATCAGCGTGGCGGCACTCAAGAGCTGATGCGACTGGAGCGTGAGATCAGCAACATCCAGCGCTGGATTGGCGAACTGGCAGTACTGAAGAACCGGTTTGCGCTGGTCAACGACGTTAAAGTTCTTGAACAACAGTTACTGGCTGCAAAAGACGCCCACGATGAACTGGCCGGTGCTCTCGCACAGTCGCGCCAATTCAGCGCCGAGGATCTGGATGAGCGCCTGCGTGATCTGGAAAAACGTCTGAAGTCAGTGAAGCAACAGCTCGATCATGCGGACAACAATAGCTATGCCCGCCTGCGCGAAGAATTCTCGCAGCCTGATGTAGAGCGTCTGATGCGCTTGTTTAACAGCGCGCTGTTCAGCTTGCCGTTGGGCGACCAAGGTATCGCGCTGGATGATGGCGATGCGTGGGTCAAATCCCTCGAAGCGATTCTCGATGGGTTCAAGGGCGAACGTTTCGAAGTCCCCGGCCTGACTGTCAATCTGTCGAACATCGAGCCCCCTGCGCTGCAAGCGCTGGCCGATCGCGCCGCGCTGCGCGATCAGAAAGAGCGCCTGGAGAAGGAGCTCAAGCAACTGAAGACTCAACAAGCCGTAGCAGCGGACCGTGCGGCGAGTAAAACCCAGACTGAAGCACTGTACCAGCAGGTGCTGGATGCGCAGAAAGCGCTCGAAGACTTCCGTCGCGCTCAGACATTGAGCGCCGAAGAGGGCGAGAAGCTTGAGCAGTTGGCCCAGATGGAAGCGGCCCAGGATGAGCTAAAACGCTCCAGTGATGCATTCACCGAGCGCGTTCAACAGCTGTCAGCCAAGCTGCAGCTGGTCGGTCGTCAGATCGGCGATCTTGAATCCAAGCAACGCACGCTGGATGACGCACTGCGTCGTCGCCAATTGCTCCCGACCGATCTACCCTTTGGTACGCCGTTCATGGAGCCGGTTGATGACTCGCTGGAAAACTTGCTGCCGCTGCTCAATGATTATCAGGACAGCTCGCAGGGCCTCTTGCGCTGCGATGGTCAGATCGAAGCGCTGTACGCGCAGGTTCGCTTGAAAGGCGTGGCGAAGTTCGACAGCGAAGACGACATGGAGCGGCGTCTGCAATTGCTGATCAACGCTTACGCTCATCGCACGGATGAAGCGCTTACCTTGGGCAAGGCACGCCGTGCTGCTGTGACCGACATCGCTCGAACGCTGCGTAACATCCGCAGCGACTACGACAGCCTTGAGCATCAACTGGCGTTATTTAACCGTGAGATCAACCGCCGGCAGGTTTCCAACCTGGAGAGCTTCCGCATTGTGCTCGCGCCGAACAAGGAAGCGCTCAAGCACATCGACCAGATCATCCACAGCGCCGGTCAGTACGAAGAAGGCGAGACACTGTCGGTGTTTGATCTGAGCCAGAGCGCCGAGCAAGACAACAAGAACGAGGATGCCAAGGAGTATCTGGCCCGCCTGGTTGCGGCTAACCACAACCAGCTCGGCTTGAAGGACTTGTTCGAACTCGCGTTCGAGATCACCAAGGTCAACAGCCAGCCGGTTATCCACACCGACATCGATGGGGCGGCGTCCAACGGGACGACCATGACCATCAAGGCCCTGACCAACATGTATCTCTTGCTGCACCTGATGGATCGCGAGCAGGCCGGACGGATTCGTCTGCCCTACTACCTCGACGAAGCCGCTGACATCGATGAAAGGAATCAGGCCGCGCTGCTGGAAACAAGCTTGCAGCTGGGCTTTGTACCGATTCTGGCGAGCGTCAAGCCACAAGTGTCGGCACATGTGGCTATTGACCTGGAAGGCGGCAGTGGGCCTGCCGGGATCTATATCGACGAGGCGGACTGGAAGTACATTCAACGTCGTGACGAGGCTACTCCGGTGAACGTAGCCCAAGCAGTTGAAACCCTTAGCGAGTAA
- a CDS encoding tetratricopeptide repeat protein yields MNKWWIPAVTALALLNGCASQTRSAIPVVDSGSRVSNGERVSSTRNNTYRAPVQAPAQSQTIQEDSGVTVMVPGGANASGAPISTFVPPTTAPISTSPVNQAPVNNTYTPPPATSNTYNMPASAPTGIPSASSGGLSEDEQLDGPVLALLTTAQQQQSGGDLNGASSSLERAQRVAPREPQVLYRLAQVRLAQGDAPQAEQLARRALTYANGRASLQASLWGLIAQSREKQGDAAGAALARQKANG; encoded by the coding sequence GTGAACAAGTGGTGGATTCCGGCTGTAACGGCTCTGGCTTTGCTCAACGGTTGCGCGTCCCAGACGCGCAGTGCGATTCCGGTGGTGGATTCAGGGTCACGCGTTTCTAACGGCGAGCGCGTTTCGTCGACACGCAACAACACCTACCGCGCGCCGGTTCAGGCGCCTGCGCAGTCGCAGACCATTCAGGAAGACTCCGGGGTCACGGTCATGGTGCCCGGCGGCGCTAACGCCAGTGGCGCACCTATTTCGACATTTGTGCCACCCACCACGGCGCCGATCAGCACGTCGCCGGTCAATCAGGCCCCGGTGAACAACACCTACACACCGCCGCCAGCGACCAGCAATACCTACAACATGCCGGCGTCGGCACCGACCGGCATTCCGTCTGCATCCAGCGGCGGGTTGTCGGAAGACGAGCAACTGGATGGGCCGGTGCTGGCGTTGCTGACCACCGCTCAGCAGCAGCAATCCGGTGGTGACCTCAACGGCGCATCATCGAGCCTTGAGCGTGCGCAACGCGTTGCCCCCCGTGAGCCTCAGGTCCTTTACCGTCTGGCGCAAGTGCGCCTGGCCCAGGGCGATGCGCCTCAGGCTGAGCAGCTGGCCCGTCGCGCTCTCACCTACGCCAATGGTCGCGCCAGCCTTCAAGCCAGTCTTTGGGGCCTGATTGCCCAGTCGCGTGAAAAGCAGGGTGACGCAGCCGGCGCTGCACTGGCGCGGCAGAAAGCCAATGGATAA
- the ilvN gene encoding acetolactate synthase small subunit yields the protein MRHIISLLLENEPGALSRVVGLFSQRNYNIESLTVAPTEDPTLSRLTLTTVGHDEVIEQITKNLNKLIEVVKLVDLSESAHIERELMLIKVKATGAQRAEIKRTTDIFRGQIVDVSSSVYTVQLTGTSDKLDSFIQAIGTTAILETVRSGVTGIARGDKVLSI from the coding sequence ATGCGGCACATCATTTCGCTACTGCTGGAAAACGAACCGGGTGCGCTCTCTCGTGTGGTCGGCCTGTTTTCGCAGCGCAACTACAACATCGAAAGCCTGACGGTGGCGCCAACCGAGGACCCGACTTTGTCGCGTCTGACGCTGACCACCGTTGGCCATGATGAAGTGATCGAGCAAATCACCAAAAACCTCAACAAGCTGATCGAGGTGGTCAAGCTGGTCGATTTGTCGGAGAGCGCCCACATTGAGCGTGAGCTGATGCTGATCAAGGTGAAAGCCACCGGCGCTCAGCGTGCGGAGATCAAGCGCACCACCGACATCTTCCGCGGCCAGATCGTTGATGTCTCCAGCAGCGTCTATACCGTGCAGTTGACCGGGACAAGCGACAAGCTGGACAGCTTCATTCAGGCGATTGGCACCACTGCCATTCTGGAAACCGTACGAAGCGGCGTCACGGGTATTGCCCGTGGCGACAAAGTGCTGAGCATTTAA
- a CDS encoding DUF4124 domain-containing protein: protein MRWMILAATLTLAVAPAVGQAAQIYKWVDAQGVTHFDAQPPAGQAAQAIDTGKPVAAPPAPPPRNQDGAREQEAVDAKVRKQVAAQEAKRKEACDEQRTNLAQLQNNPRVRQEVNGEFRRFTEEERQARIAEVKKYLDDQCN from the coding sequence ATGCGCTGGATGATTCTTGCAGCGACGCTGACACTTGCCGTCGCCCCGGCGGTCGGCCAGGCCGCGCAGATATACAAATGGGTCGACGCTCAGGGCGTCACGCATTTCGACGCCCAACCGCCTGCCGGGCAGGCAGCGCAGGCAATCGATACAGGGAAACCCGTCGCAGCCCCACCTGCTCCGCCCCCGCGGAACCAGGACGGCGCGCGTGAGCAGGAAGCGGTCGACGCCAAGGTCAGGAAGCAGGTCGCCGCGCAGGAAGCGAAGCGCAAAGAAGCGTGTGACGAACAGCGCACCAACCTTGCGCAACTGCAGAACAACCCGCGGGTGCGACAAGAAGTGAATGGCGAGTTCAGGCGGTTCACGGAAGAAGAGCGCCAGGCACGCATCGCCGAGGTCAAGAAGTACCTCGACGATCAGTGCAACTGA
- the msrQ gene encoding protein-methionine-sulfoxide reductase heme-binding subunit MsrQ, whose protein sequence is MRFIYWRVSVFIAAAVVPMYWLYQAWIFALGPDPGKVLVDRLGLGTLTLLLISLAMTPLQRTTGWPGWVAVRRQLGLWCFTYVSLHLLGYGFFILGFDWTQLGVELVKRPYIIVGALGFLGLLSLAVTSNRYSQRRLGVRWKKLHRLSYLILGLGLLHMLWIVRADLKEWAIYATIGVLLLVLRIPVIAGRIQRRRVKSGNVATKV, encoded by the coding sequence ATGCGTTTCATCTACTGGCGAGTGTCGGTGTTCATCGCAGCGGCTGTAGTTCCCATGTATTGGTTATACCAGGCGTGGATCTTTGCTTTGGGGCCTGATCCAGGGAAAGTGTTGGTTGATCGCTTGGGCCTGGGGACATTGACCCTGCTTTTGATCTCGCTGGCCATGACCCCGTTGCAGCGCACGACGGGCTGGCCCGGCTGGGTCGCGGTCCGCCGGCAGCTGGGGCTGTGGTGTTTTACTTATGTGTCACTGCACCTGCTGGGTTATGGCTTCTTCATTTTGGGATTCGACTGGACGCAATTGGGCGTGGAGCTGGTCAAGCGGCCGTACATCATTGTCGGCGCGCTGGGTTTTCTCGGTCTGTTGTCACTGGCAGTGACGTCCAACCGCTACAGCCAGCGCCGTTTGGGTGTGCGCTGGAAGAAGCTGCATCGGCTCAGTTACCTGATTCTGGGGCTGGGTTTGCTGCATATGCTGTGGATTGTGCGGGCTGATCTGAAGGAGTGGGCTATATATGCAACGATCGGCGTGTTGCTTTTAGTGCTTAGGATTCCCGTAATTGCTGGGCGTATCCAGCGTCGTCGGGTCAAGAGCGGTAACGTCGCCACTAAAGTTTAA
- a CDS encoding YqcC family protein: MDKRFPKIADELLLIERELRVLGWWKEVPPSDESLSSREPFCVDTLDFDQWLQWIFLPRMKIILEQDLPLPTASGILEMAEMVYANRIREARHLLVLLKDFDRLITESV; the protein is encoded by the coding sequence ATGGATAAACGCTTTCCGAAAATTGCGGATGAGTTGCTGTTGATCGAGCGCGAGTTGCGAGTGCTGGGGTGGTGGAAGGAAGTGCCGCCCAGCGATGAGTCCCTGTCCAGCCGCGAGCCCTTCTGCGTCGACACGCTGGATTTTGATCAGTGGCTGCAATGGATCTTCCTGCCGCGCATGAAGATCATCCTTGAGCAGGATCTGCCATTGCCCACGGCATCCGGCATCCTGGAAATGGCGGAGATGGTTTACGCCAACCGTATCCGCGAGGCGCGCCACCTGCTGGTGCTGCTGAAAGACTTTGACCGGTTAATCACTGAGTCCGTCTGA
- a CDS encoding acetolactate synthase 3 large subunit, with translation MELLSGAEMVVRFLRDEGVEHIYGYPGGALLHIYDALFKEPAVSHILVRHEQAATHMADGYARATGKAGVVLVTSGPGATNAITGIATAYMDSIPMVVLSGQVPSNMVGTDAFQETDMIGISRPIVKHSFMIKHPSEIPEVLKKAFYLAQSGRPGPVVVDIPKDMTNPAEKFEYIFPKKAKLRSYSPAVRGHSGQIRKAVEMLVAAKRPIIYAGGGVIMGNGSAQLTELAQQLNAPVTNTLMGLGAYPGTDRQFVGMLGMHGSYTANLAMHHADVILAIGARFDDRVINGPAKFCPNAKIIHVDIDPASISKTIKADVPIVGPVESVLTEMVATLKELAETPNKDSVETWWKQIEEWRAGGDLFPYNRGDGSVIKPQTVIETLCEVTKGDAYVTSDVGQHQMFAAQYYRFNKPNRWINSGGLGTMGFGLPAAMGVALSFPNDNVACVTGEGSIQMNIQELSTCLQYNLPVKIILLNNGVLGMVRQWQDMSYSGRHSHSYMESLPDFVKLVEAYGHVGMRITDLKDLKPKMEEAFAMKDRLVFLDIQVDVGEHVYPMQIRDGSMRDMWLSKTERT, from the coding sequence GTGGAGCTTTTATCTGGCGCTGAAATGGTCGTCCGCTTTTTGCGTGACGAAGGCGTAGAGCACATCTACGGGTACCCTGGCGGTGCCCTCCTGCATATATACGACGCGCTGTTCAAAGAGCCGGCTGTGAGCCACATCCTCGTTCGTCACGAGCAGGCCGCGACTCACATGGCTGACGGTTACGCCCGCGCCACCGGCAAGGCAGGTGTTGTGCTGGTGACTTCGGGTCCCGGCGCAACCAACGCCATCACCGGTATCGCGACCGCCTATATGGACTCGATTCCGATGGTGGTGCTGTCCGGTCAGGTCCCGAGCAACATGGTCGGTACCGATGCGTTCCAGGAGACCGACATGATCGGTATCTCCCGCCCAATCGTGAAGCACAGCTTCATGATCAAGCACCCGTCGGAAATCCCGGAAGTCCTGAAAAAGGCGTTCTACCTCGCCCAATCCGGTCGTCCTGGTCCTGTCGTTGTCGATATCCCGAAAGACATGACCAACCCGGCTGAAAAGTTTGAATACATCTTCCCCAAGAAAGCCAAGCTGCGTTCCTACAGCCCGGCGGTCCGTGGTCACTCCGGCCAGATCCGCAAAGCCGTAGAAATGCTGGTCGCGGCCAAGCGCCCGATCATCTACGCCGGTGGCGGCGTGATCATGGGCAATGGTTCGGCGCAACTGACCGAACTGGCGCAGCAATTGAACGCTCCGGTCACCAACACGCTGATGGGTCTGGGTGCCTACCCGGGCACTGATCGCCAGTTTGTCGGCATGCTGGGGATGCATGGCAGCTATACCGCCAACCTGGCGATGCACCACGCCGATGTGATTCTGGCGATTGGCGCACGTTTCGACGACCGCGTGATCAACGGCCCGGCCAAGTTTTGCCCGAACGCCAAGATCATTCACGTCGACATCGACCCGGCTTCGATCTCCAAGACCATCAAGGCCGACGTGCCCATCGTCGGACCGGTTGAGAGCGTGTTGACCGAAATGGTTGCGACCCTCAAAGAGCTGGCCGAAACCCCTAACAAGGATTCGGTCGAGACGTGGTGGAAGCAGATCGAAGAGTGGCGTGCCGGCGGTGACCTGTTCCCGTACAACCGTGGCGACGGAAGCGTCATCAAGCCGCAGACCGTCATCGAGACGCTGTGTGAAGTGACCAAAGGCGATGCCTACGTCACCTCCGATGTGGGTCAGCATCAGATGTTCGCGGCTCAGTACTACCGCTTCAACAAACCCAATCGCTGGATCAACTCCGGCGGTCTCGGCACGATGGGCTTCGGCCTGCCTGCCGCGATGGGGGTTGCGCTGAGCTTCCCGAATGACAATGTCGCCTGCGTCACCGGCGAAGGCAGCATTCAGATGAACATTCAGGAGCTGTCGACCTGTCTGCAGTACAACCTGCCGGTGAAGATCATCCTGCTCAACAACGGCGTGCTCGGCATGGTCCGTCAGTGGCAGGACATGAGCTACAGCGGCCGTCACTCGCACTCTTACATGGAGTCGCTGCCTGACTTCGTGAAGCTGGTCGAGGCTTACGGGCATGTCGGCATGCGCATCACCGATCTCAAGGATCTGAAGCCGAAGATGGAAGAAGCGTTCGCCATGAAAGATCGTCTGGTGTTCCTCGACATCCAGGTTGACGTCGGCGAGCACGTTTATCCAATGCAGATCAGAGACGGGTCCATGCGCGACATGTGGTTGAGCAAGACGGAGCGGACATAA
- the pssA gene encoding CDP-diacylglycerol--serine O-phosphatidyltransferase, whose protein sequence is MSERPEEPNKAYDAESLLPIDEHIEEGQDAEGRKVRHRGIYLLPNLFTTANLFAGFYAIISAMSAQSALSAGDQVSASKYFAFSAIAIFVAMVLDGLDGRVARMTNTQSAFGAEYDSLSDMVAFGVAPALLAFGWALGDMGKVGWMVAFIYVAGAALRLARFNTQVGKADKRYFIGLASPAAAGVVAGTVWAFSDYGIQGSKLSFLVALLVAAAGMLMVSNIKYNSFKELDLKGRVPFVAILAVVLVFAVVFSDPPRILLLIFLGYAASGPIQYLLRLRRQR, encoded by the coding sequence ATGAGCGAACGTCCCGAAGAGCCGAACAAGGCTTATGACGCCGAAAGCCTGCTACCGATTGATGAACACATTGAAGAGGGTCAGGACGCGGAAGGGCGCAAGGTGCGCCATCGCGGCATCTACCTGCTGCCCAATCTGTTCACCACCGCGAACCTGTTCGCAGGCTTCTACGCAATCATCAGCGCCATGAGTGCGCAGAGCGCGTTGAGTGCGGGTGATCAGGTGAGTGCGAGTAAATACTTCGCGTTTTCCGCCATCGCCATCTTCGTTGCGATGGTGCTGGATGGTCTGGATGGCCGCGTTGCACGGATGACCAACACCCAGAGCGCATTCGGCGCAGAGTATGACTCGCTGTCCGACATGGTCGCTTTCGGCGTGGCGCCGGCATTGTTGGCGTTTGGCTGGGCGCTGGGTGACATGGGTAAGGTCGGCTGGATGGTCGCCTTCATCTATGTCGCGGGGGCAGCGTTGCGTCTGGCCCGCTTCAACACTCAGGTGGGCAAGGCTGACAAGCGTTACTTCATTGGCCTGGCAAGTCCTGCCGCCGCGGGCGTTGTCGCGGGTACCGTCTGGGCATTCAGCGATTACGGCATTCAGGGTTCGAAATTGTCGTTCCTGGTCGCGCTATTGGTTGCAGCCGCCGGGATGCTGATGGTCAGTAACATCAAGTACAACAGCTTCAAGGAGCTGGATCTCAAGGGGCGCGTGCCGTTTGTTGCGATCCTGGCGGTGGTTCTGGTGTTTGCCGTCGTGTTCAGTGATCCGCCGCGTATTCTGCTGCTGATCTTCCTCGGCTATGCAGCATCGGGTCCGATCCAATACCTGCTGCGTCTGCGTCGCCAGAGGTAG
- the msrP gene encoding protein-methionine-sulfoxide reductase catalytic subunit MsrP: MLIKIPSTSDCKESDVTPESLYLSRRALLGSSLAGLAVSAMPRWAQADEASRYADVEAGAAPDWFKGKLPATKWQAVTVKDETITPFKDATHYNNFYEFGTDKGDPAQNAGSLKTEPWSVVIDGEVGKPGRYALEDFMKPYQMEERIYRLRCVEAWSMVIPWLGFPISELLKQVEPTANAKYIRFETLQDPKTMPGQRSGFALIDWPYVEGLRLDEAMNPLAILAVGMYGRELPNQNGAPLRLVVPWKYGFKSVKSIVRISLTSEQPKTTWQSIASSEYGFYANVNPTVDHPRWTQAHERRLPSGLFSPNIRQTEMFNGYGEQVASLYTGLDLRKNY; encoded by the coding sequence ATGCTGATCAAGATCCCCTCTACATCCGATTGCAAAGAGTCGGATGTCACGCCCGAATCCCTTTACCTCTCGCGTCGAGCATTGCTTGGCAGCTCACTTGCCGGACTCGCCGTTAGCGCGATGCCGCGTTGGGCCCAAGCCGATGAGGCCTCGCGCTACGCCGACGTCGAAGCCGGCGCGGCTCCTGACTGGTTCAAAGGCAAATTGCCTGCGACGAAGTGGCAAGCCGTTACCGTCAAGGACGAGACGATCACGCCGTTCAAGGACGCGACCCACTACAACAATTTCTACGAGTTCGGCACCGACAAGGGAGATCCTGCGCAAAACGCCGGCTCCTTGAAAACCGAGCCGTGGAGCGTGGTTATTGATGGGGAGGTCGGCAAGCCTGGCCGCTATGCGCTTGAAGACTTCATGAAGCCCTATCAGATGGAAGAGCGTATCTATCGTCTGCGCTGCGTAGAGGCGTGGTCGATGGTGATTCCGTGGCTGGGTTTCCCGATCTCCGAGCTGCTCAAACAGGTTGAACCCACGGCGAACGCCAAATACATCCGCTTCGAAACGCTGCAGGACCCGAAGACGATGCCTGGTCAGCGCTCAGGGTTCGCGTTGATCGACTGGCCTTATGTAGAAGGACTGCGCCTTGATGAGGCGATGAACCCGCTCGCGATTCTGGCGGTGGGTATGTATGGGCGGGAGCTGCCCAATCAGAACGGTGCGCCGTTGCGTTTGGTGGTGCCGTGGAAATACGGCTTTAAAAGCGTGAAGTCCATCGTGCGCATCAGTCTGACAAGCGAGCAACCGAAGACGACCTGGCAAAGCATCGCGTCAAGCGAGTACGGCTTCTATGCCAATGTGAACCCGACAGTGGACCACCCACGCTGGACCCAGGCACACGAGCGGCGTCTACCCAGCGGGTTGTTCAGTCCGAACATTCGCCAGACCGAGATGTTCAACGGGTATGGGGAGCAAGTCGCTTCTCTGTATACAGGCCTGGATTTACGGAAAAACTATTGA